One segment of Capnocytophaga sp. oral taxon 878 DNA contains the following:
- a CDS encoding ABC transporter ATP-binding protein gives MHRFFKNKQYEYPPNAIEVKHLSKQYKETTTLALNNISFNVKKGEIYGILGPNGAGKTTLMSILFGSIKPTMGSFSICGMTYKQRALRYKIGVVPQEYALYPTLTARENLTYFGSLYKLKNKELKPLIETALQRVGLTEVADKKIAHFSGGMKRRINLLAGILHNPEVLFLDEPTVGVDVQSKNIIIDYLKELNQGGMSILYTSHHLQEAQDFCHRVAILNEGSIIKENTPHNLIKEVKAYNLEEAFIQLTNNN, from the coding sequence TTGCACCGCTTTTTCAAAAACAAACAATATGAATACCCCCCCAATGCTATTGAAGTAAAACACCTCAGCAAGCAGTACAAAGAAACCACAACCCTTGCTCTAAACAATATATCTTTCAACGTAAAAAAAGGCGAAATATATGGTATTTTAGGACCCAATGGCGCCGGCAAAACCACCCTTATGTCTATCCTTTTTGGCAGCATAAAGCCCACTATGGGCAGCTTTAGCATTTGTGGTATGACTTATAAGCAACGCGCCCTGCGGTATAAAATAGGAGTAGTACCACAAGAGTACGCCCTCTACCCTACCCTTACAGCACGTGAAAATCTAACCTATTTTGGCAGCTTGTACAAATTAAAAAACAAAGAGCTCAAACCCCTTATTGAAACTGCCCTACAGCGCGTAGGTTTAACCGAAGTAGCCGATAAGAAGATTGCACATTTTTCAGGAGGAATGAAAAGGCGTATCAACCTTTTAGCAGGCATACTCCACAACCCCGAAGTACTTTTCTTAGATGAGCCTACTGTTGGTGTCGATGTACAATCAAAAAACATCATTATCGATTATTTAAAAGAACTAAATCAAGGCGGAATGTCTATATTATACACCTCGCATCATCTGCAAGAAGCACAAGACTTTTGTCACCGTGTAGCAATACTAAATGAAGGGAGTATTATAAAAGAAAATACGCCTCACAACCTTATTAAGGAAGTAAAGGCGTATAATTTAGAAGAAGCGTTTATACAACTAACAAATAACAATTAA
- a CDS encoding GNAT family N-acetyltransferase, which yields MAENLIFRQAVSADALAIWEILLAAIALRKAEGSNQWQDGYPNEQVVADDIAHKYGYVLTEKNEVIGYCALILNNEPAYNTIDGKWLTDGDFLVIHRVGIASKYRGRGLVKLMLQEIECVAKGQGVPSVRADTNYDNAAMLHLFEKLGYEYCGEVMLRGAARKAFEKKL from the coding sequence ATGGCAGAAAATTTAATTTTTAGGCAAGCTGTTTCCGCTGATGCGTTGGCTATTTGGGAAATACTTTTGGCAGCTATAGCGCTTAGGAAAGCAGAAGGTAGCAACCAATGGCAGGATGGTTACCCTAATGAGCAGGTTGTGGCTGATGATATTGCCCATAAATATGGTTATGTGCTTACTGAAAAGAATGAGGTTATAGGCTATTGTGCTCTTATTTTAAACAATGAACCTGCTTATAATACTATTGATGGGAAGTGGCTTACTGATGGAGATTTTTTGGTTATTCATCGTGTGGGTATTGCTTCTAAATATCGGGGTAGGGGATTGGTTAAGCTAATGCTTCAAGAAATAGAATGTGTTGCCAAGGGGCAGGGGGTGCCATCAGTGCGTGCAGATACTAATTATGATAATGCAGCTATGTTACATCTTTTTGAGAAGTTGGGCTACGAGTATTGCGGAGAGGTAATGCTGAGGGGGGCTGCAAGGAAAGCATTTGAAAAGAAACTATGA
- a CDS encoding RNA methyltransferase, protein MNEKLLTYLERFITEERKERFLSIINARTNHFTVAMEDVFQMHNTSAVVRTCEVFGVQQAHSIEGRYGKRLDAKIAMGAQKWVDVFRYNDTQSCIDSLRAKGYQIVATTPHKDAYYLNDFDISKKSAFFFGTEKEGLSEQVLTQADTYLKIPMVGFTESLNISVAVAIVLQQLTDKLRRSEVAWQLTDEERFSILIDWTKKSIRNVKDVLKRYEEIKDTL, encoded by the coding sequence ATGAATGAAAAATTACTAACATATTTAGAGCGTTTTATTACAGAAGAGCGCAAGGAGCGCTTTTTGAGTATTATTAATGCACGTACTAATCATTTTACTGTGGCTATGGAAGATGTATTCCAGATGCACAATACAAGTGCTGTGGTGCGCACCTGTGAGGTGTTTGGGGTACAGCAAGCTCATAGTATAGAGGGACGTTATGGTAAGCGATTGGATGCTAAAATAGCTATGGGGGCACAAAAGTGGGTAGATGTATTTCGTTATAATGATACCCAGAGTTGTATTGATTCGCTTCGAGCTAAAGGCTACCAGATAGTGGCTACAACGCCCCATAAAGATGCTTATTACCTGAATGATTTTGATATTAGTAAAAAGAGTGCTTTTTTCTTTGGGACAGAAAAGGAAGGGCTATCGGAACAGGTGCTTACACAAGCGGATACTTATCTTAAAATACCGATGGTAGGATTTACAGAAAGCCTTAATATATCGGTAGCAGTGGCTATTGTGTTACAGCAACTTACTGATAAACTTCGCCGTAGTGAAGTGGCTTGGCAATTAACAGATGAGGAGCGTTTTTCAATTCTTATAGATTGGACAAAGAAATCAATTCGGAATGTGAAAGATGTATTAAAACGATATGAAGAAATAAAAGATACTTTATGA
- a CDS encoding tyrosine-protein phosphatase, with protein sequence MRKLLCITFLLLNFFSLLGQHKATLIHSDANLYKVDSLLYRSEQLVSEDKAVIQNIPIKSIINLRYFTRSGDKKVFKATDGVRLINHPLLTWRIKAPEIAATLKLIKERQKEGAVLIHCYHGADRTGIMVAMYRIIYHNWTIEQAKKEMINGPYGYHSVWKNLEALFTESTVNEVRRLL encoded by the coding sequence ATGAGAAAACTTTTGTGTATAACTTTTTTGTTGTTGAACTTTTTTAGTTTATTGGGACAACATAAGGCGACCCTTATTCATAGCGATGCAAACTTGTATAAGGTAGATAGCTTACTGTACCGGAGTGAACAGTTGGTAAGTGAGGATAAAGCTGTTATCCAAAACATCCCTATCAAAAGCATTATCAATCTGCGTTATTTTACACGCTCGGGTGATAAGAAGGTTTTTAAAGCTACTGATGGAGTAAGGCTTATTAATCATCCTTTACTTACTTGGAGGATTAAGGCTCCAGAAATAGCAGCAACTCTTAAGCTGATTAAAGAACGCCAAAAGGAAGGAGCTGTGCTTATACACTGTTATCACGGGGCTGATCGTACTGGTATTATGGTGGCGATGTACCGCATAATATATCATAATTGGACGATAGAACAAGCTAAAAAAGAAATGATTAATGGTCCTTATGGGTACCATAGTGTTTGGAAAAACTTAGAAGCACTATTTACTGAAAGTACTGTAAACGAAGTGCGTAGACTTTTGTAA
- a CDS encoding Nif3-like dinuclear metal center hexameric protein, translated as MKIREIINELELLAPLPYAEGFDNVGLLVGDVNANVEGVLITLDTLEEVVDEAIENNCNLIVSFHPIIFSGLKSLTGKTYVERVVMKAIRHNIAIYSMHTALDNQLLGVNATIADRLGLKNRQILIPQEHTIQKLITYVPQADAERLRQALFGAGAGNIGNYAECSFNLEGRGTYKGNEASNPTIGEPNVFHTENETQIGVIFPKHLQSKVLRALREHHPYEEIAYEVYVLENNHQHIGLGMIAEMPEPMDEEDFLTFLKERMQVSVVRHSALRGKAVKKVAMLGGSGAFAIENAKRAGADIFITADLKYHDFFRAEGQIILADIGHYESEQYIKILLFEYLSKKIPTFAPKISKVDTNPIKYYS; from the coding sequence ATGAAAATAAGAGAAATTATAAACGAATTAGAGCTTCTAGCCCCTCTGCCATACGCTGAAGGTTTTGACAATGTAGGCTTATTGGTAGGTGATGTGAATGCTAATGTGGAGGGAGTGCTTATTACATTGGATACGCTAGAAGAAGTGGTAGATGAAGCTATTGAGAATAACTGTAATCTTATAGTGAGTTTTCATCCTATCATCTTTAGTGGGCTTAAATCACTTACAGGGAAAACTTATGTAGAACGAGTAGTGATGAAGGCTATAAGGCATAATATTGCTATTTATAGCATGCATACAGCATTAGATAACCAGCTGCTGGGAGTGAATGCAACCATAGCAGATCGTTTGGGGTTAAAAAACAGGCAAATACTTATCCCGCAAGAACATACTATCCAAAAGCTTATAACTTATGTACCTCAAGCTGATGCGGAGAGACTTAGGCAAGCGCTATTTGGTGCAGGAGCAGGTAATATAGGTAATTATGCAGAGTGTAGTTTCAATTTGGAAGGTAGGGGTACTTACAAAGGCAATGAGGCTTCGAACCCAACTATAGGGGAACCTAATGTGTTCCATACCGAAAATGAAACCCAAATAGGGGTAATATTTCCGAAACACTTGCAAAGTAAGGTGCTGAGAGCTTTGAGAGAACATCACCCTTATGAGGAGATTGCTTACGAGGTGTATGTGTTGGAAAATAATCATCAGCACATAGGGTTAGGAATGATAGCAGAGATGCCAGAGCCCATGGATGAGGAAGACTTTTTGACATTCCTTAAAGAACGTATGCAGGTGAGTGTAGTAAGACACTCGGCACTAAGAGGTAAAGCCGTGAAAAAGGTGGCGATGCTAGGAGGCAGTGGAGCTTTTGCTATAGAAAATGCTAAAAGAGCAGGTGCAGATATTTTTATTACTGCAGACTTGAAATATCACGATTTTTTCAGGGCTGAGGGACAAATAATTCTTGCTGATATAGGGCATTATGAAAGTGAACAATACATAAAAATACTTTTATTTGAGTATCTTTCAAAAAAAATTCCTACCTTTGCCCCCAAAATATCAAAAGTAGATACAAATCCTATCAAATATTATTCGTAA
- a CDS encoding zinc ribbon domain-containing protein, whose amino-acid sequence MAQKVDITVEEKLRALYDLQLIDSKIDELQYTRGELPLEVSDLEDEVEGLKKRHVKFKEELEALQAGIAEKKTIIEEAKELIKKYTTQQKNVRNNREYTSLAKEIEFQELEVQLAEKRIKEGKAQVDQKKEAIKQVDERKSQRDAHLKHKKAELSSVLAETEKEEAFLREKAEEYAAKIEERLLKAYQRIRSSVVNRLAVVPIQRGASGGSFFTIPPQVQVEIASRRKIITDEHSGRILVDAALAEEEREKMETLFKSFQK is encoded by the coding sequence ATGGCACAAAAAGTGGATATTACCGTAGAAGAAAAGTTAAGAGCACTGTATGATTTACAGCTTATTGATTCAAAAATTGATGAGTTACAGTATACTCGTGGCGAGCTACCTTTAGAGGTTTCAGACCTTGAAGATGAGGTAGAAGGTTTGAAAAAGCGCCACGTAAAATTTAAAGAAGAATTGGAAGCTTTGCAAGCAGGTATAGCAGAGAAGAAAACTATAATTGAGGAGGCTAAAGAGCTTATAAAAAAATATACTACCCAACAGAAAAATGTGCGAAATAACCGTGAGTATACCTCACTGGCTAAGGAAATTGAATTCCAAGAGTTGGAAGTACAATTAGCAGAGAAACGCATTAAAGAAGGTAAAGCTCAAGTAGACCAAAAGAAAGAAGCTATCAAGCAAGTAGATGAACGCAAATCTCAACGTGATGCCCACTTAAAACATAAAAAAGCAGAGCTTAGTTCGGTATTGGCTGAAACTGAAAAAGAAGAAGCTTTCTTAAGAGAAAAAGCAGAAGAGTATGCGGCTAAAATTGAAGAGCGCTTACTGAAAGCTTATCAGCGTATACGCAGTAGTGTAGTGAACCGATTGGCGGTAGTGCCTATACAGCGTGGAGCTTCAGGAGGCTCATTCTTTACTATTCCGCCTCAAGTGCAGGTAGAAATAGCTTCACGTAGGAAAATTATTACCGATGAGCATAGTGGCCGTATATTGGTAGATGCTGCTTTGGCTGAAGAAGAAAGAGAAAAAATGGAGACTTTGTTTAAGAGCTTCCAAAAATAG
- a CDS encoding OmpA family protein: protein MRIRFFIILLICYLSGAEAQIRFTPALVYQNIAEKGYTTQEVVTRLANYYYALHLYSQAQTWYEKLVTTVGYMPTAIDYYHYAHTLKELGKNKEAQKQMERFTSVSRLFFTDFIKTAVAPPNPNNRDYKELIGLVLDGENGKEIEGAAITLFDAQMNVFLTTKSDSNSFFVLSDKQSQALFEYGYLEVVKPEYEVSTTPLVFQKTGEMQQIIQLDPLVQEVNTGDNLAITFEIENIHFDYGRLNIRYDASVQLAKILVFLEMNPMVSLDIKVHTDSRGDEDYNMKLSESQAQSIWQWLVDKGIQTKRITAKGYGETQPVYDCENDSSCTEEQHQANKRVEFIIK from the coding sequence ATGAGAATAAGGTTTTTTATTATCTTGCTTATTTGCTATTTATCGGGTGCTGAAGCACAAATTCGTTTTACTCCTGCTTTGGTATACCAAAATATAGCTGAAAAAGGCTATACTACTCAAGAGGTAGTTACTAGGTTGGCAAATTATTATTATGCCTTGCATCTTTATTCACAAGCACAGACATGGTATGAAAAATTAGTTACAACAGTGGGGTATATGCCTACAGCTATAGACTATTACCACTATGCACATACCTTGAAAGAATTGGGGAAGAATAAAGAAGCTCAAAAACAAATGGAACGATTTACTAGCGTTTCACGACTCTTTTTTACGGATTTTATTAAGACTGCTGTTGCACCACCTAATCCTAATAATAGAGATTATAAAGAACTGATAGGTTTGGTTCTTGATGGTGAAAATGGGAAAGAAATTGAAGGGGCAGCTATTACACTTTTTGATGCTCAAATGAATGTATTTCTTACAACAAAGTCGGATTCTAATAGTTTTTTTGTGTTATCTGATAAACAGTCGCAAGCTCTTTTTGAATACGGTTATTTGGAGGTAGTAAAACCAGAATATGAGGTTTCAACTACTCCTTTGGTATTTCAAAAAACTGGTGAAATGCAGCAAATAATTCAGTTAGATCCTTTGGTACAAGAGGTGAATACGGGAGATAACTTAGCTATTACTTTTGAGATTGAGAATATTCATTTTGACTATGGTAGGTTAAACATTCGTTATGATGCCTCAGTACAACTGGCTAAAATATTAGTGTTTTTAGAAATGAACCCTATGGTGTCTTTGGATATAAAGGTACATACTGATAGCCGAGGGGATGAAGATTACAATATGAAATTATCAGAAAGTCAGGCACAGTCTATATGGCAGTGGTTAGTAGATAAAGGCATACAAACTAAGCGTATTACAGCTAAGGGCTATGGAGAAACACAACCAGTATATGATTGTGAAAATGATTCGTCTTGTACTGAAGAACAACATCAAGCAAACAAAAGGGTAGAGTTTATTATAAAATAA